GGTGCAGAGCCTCACAAGCATCCTGCTGGAGCCCTGCGTTGGTCAGGCTGACGGCCAGAGCCATCAGAGCTGTGAGGTTGTGGGGGTGCAGCTCCAGACACCTGGGAAGGCAGCGGGCAGCGGGCAGCGGGCAGGAGAGGGAGATAAAACAGAACGGAAGCCAGGAGGGAAGCGAGAGAGGCAGACAGCGAGAGAGGCAAGCAAGATGGAAACAAAATGACAGATAACAgatggaggggaaaagagagatggcacgagagggagagtgagagacggAGATAAATAGAAAGGCGCTTATTGGATTTAAGAAGCAAATCAAGGATTCAACAATAGATTTAGCTCGTGTCCAGATTAGGTCCTAACAAAGGACCCTGGAATCCTGGCAAATTCTAATCCCTGCGGTTTTCATACAGAGTGATATTACCATGGCAAaggctctcccctctctctacgaCACAGCCGTTTAATATCTCCAACACCAAATTTGAAAGATTAACTTCAACCCCCCACATAACATCAAAAAACATCAACATCTCTCTGGTTggtgacagttttttttaaagccaCAGCCTTTAAACGTGTGTATACACAGACCCAATAGCATGTGTTCATGGTGGCGTGCCATTCAGTACCCCCATTTTCCTGCATGCTCACCTTTGGAGGCAGACAATGGCAGCCTGCTCGTTCTCATTCTCTGCCTGTGTGGTTCCCAGCACCTGCCAGGCCTGTGGAGAAGGGAAGGCAAAGACCCTTTTTATAAAGCCTGTCCAATGTGTGAAATGCCTGTGCCCAGAAATAGGCGGTAAGCTTCTGTCTGTGCAGCAATGATAAAAGCAGCCCGAGATGAAAAAAAAAGCGCTATTGTGGCCCGTATGACTTTGAGGTTCCATTATTGCAAGGTGAATGGCTACAGCAGCACCAACACTCAATGGGCAAATGTGATTTACAGCTAATTACACTCCCATAGGGTTTCATAGAGTGCAGCAGCATCTGGGCGGTGCTGTGCATGGGTGTAATTGTTGAGCAAGCAGAAGATGGGCCATGAACACGGTTGGTTAGGATGATTAGGGGCGGTCTGAGATTACATCAGTGGGTGATTATGGGTAATATTTGGAAACATGGTGGGAGGGTGGTCTTCGTCAGGCCTTGATTACCGCGAGGAGGGCTGAACTGgggcagaaatagggcccgggcacttttggctgaaaggggccccctcataattagcagtgcagaactgactcaccggtgagcccagcaccctcgagggcccctattttcagtaaaaaaaataaataaaaagtgattacatttctgaaaataggggcccacgagggtgtggggtccactgggaaatgcctgctaagccggatggccagttcagccctgactgTGAGGAGATATAGTCATGTGAACGGCACCTACGTACCTCCGAGTCTTGCGGGTCCTGGAGAATGGCCGCTTCCAGCAGCAGCACGGCCGTGTTCAGATCCCCTTCCCTGCGCTTCTGAAGAGCCTCCTCGAAGGCGTTAGGACACTCTTTATAAGGATTGTTGGAGTGGAAATAGTAACCCTTTAAGCAAAGAAATAACATTTACCAGGGAGGAACAAGCAGGTGTTGTTTGTATTGACACCAAAGTAACAGATCTGAGGGAATTTTACATTAAAGAGAGATGTAAAGAGAAATCTTTCAATGGTTCTTCAATCAGTAGTTCTTATGATGCTTATGAAATATGAGATGCTATTGTCATGTTACATGAAATGTAAATACCCAATAACTACCACAGGTAATTCCAATGTAACAATGACGAGAGGTGACTCTTTGATGACAATTGACAATTTTGATGATTAAAAGGAAAATATCTATTTCCAGAGATGATATGCTTTTGTCTTTGATCAAAACTGGGTGCAAAAATCAGAAGTAAAAATAAGTTTACCTCAAAGCAATGTCAAGAGGCGGGTCTTACCGATTCATTGGTTGACACGTTTAGCGGAATGCGGCCTTCGTTGTCTGGATCGTCCAACCAGTTTCTACGAGCAAGCTCCTCCCACTCTGCCTGCATCTTATCCCAGAATTGTGTGTCTGACTAGGAAAAGAAGCAAAACAACAAACTGTGTGTTGAGCGGCGTTGAGGAGGATACTGCTGAGAGGGAGGTCCTCagttgccattagggggcattactgtattttattttttaagacaATGGGGGGACGTTGGCAGTCTGAGGTCAAGAGGGCATTGggaggcctatgatgaggtcaaagaggtgttcgttcaaaaaaggttgagacccACTGTTCTACACACAAGACTGCAcgtacgaatgcacacacacacacacacacacacacacacacacacacacacacacacacacacacacacacacacacacacacacacacacacacacacacacacacacacacacacacacacacacacacacacacattgtgtgagtATTGCATTGATTAAGTCATAAAGTAAGTCTGTCACAGAACCCATTTTGGGCCTCTCAGGCCATGCATCGCATTCCCCATATCATATCACGTTGCTATTTTAATCAAACAGCCAGTTCGAACTATCCTGTTTCATCTGCCCTATCTGTAACATGGAACGAGCCATCCACATTATCTCctgcaagcagtgttgccagatgtgtctgatcaaatcccgcccaaacggTTCTCAAAAATCGCCAAAatacgctaaattccgcccaatttcaacaaattgcattgatttctatgggcacaaaactgcagaaaaaaacggcaaatgaccgatttttcccatttttacccgcagacggccatcccaagtagcccaattggacaggtaactgcccaatctggcaacactgcctgccagGCAAGATGATTGTGGTGCTCAATGAGCCGCAATAAGGGATCAAGTAATAGTTCTCACTGTGCTATACCAGAGaccaaaggggtcacttgtcccgggcccagggagagagggatccCAGAATTGCATCCTTGttacattgtaggctatgttgtattgggtttggggccctttcagatgtctttgttctgggcccagccaaagctgtcagcggccctggtaataAGGGATCAAGTAATACGTAGTTCTCCTTGTGCTATTATACCAGAGGCCGTCTTTTGTCTGCGGCATGAACTTTGCCACAGTTATTCACTAACTATAGATAGACTCTGTCTGGACAGAAAAGACATTATCATGCCTTATGGCCCCCAAAAGGGGAATGTAATTAggaatctgtctctctcccccttgatgtgtgtgtgtgtgtgtgtgtgtgtgtgtgtgtgtgtgtgtgtgtgtgtgtgtgtgtgtgtgtgtgtgtgtgtgtgtgtgtgtgtgtgtgtgtgtgtgcgtgcgtgcgtgcgtgcgtgcgtgcgtgtgtgtgtgtgtgttcggtgtgtctgtgtgcgtgtgtgtgtgtgcgcgtgtgcgcgtgtgcgcgcgcctagTACATGTCTATATGGCTCCATGTACAGCACGGAAGTGCCCTTATGCAAAGGTGTGAAATGTGTACCAATATATATGCAAATTGTTGATGAGTGTTGTGGTACCAAAATTAACCTCAGGTCATAGAAAAAAAGTGACCAATTTCTCGGATCTCTCATGATGTCCTGTCAACAGAAAACCACACCAAGTGACACGATGCCTTCCTCATTGCATGCCACCAGAAATAAGTCATCTCTTATTATCTCTTCCAAATCATCTCTTATTATCTCTTATAAGTCATCTCTGTGGCTCTCTTGGTTTGTCTTTGCTTCTACTTCTCTCGGGCACAGCAGTCTTAAGACGTCCCCTCTCCGAGTGGCGCTCATTCCaccccgcacagcacagcacagcacagcacacctccaTATGGTCACTCTGTCAGTCTTTCCCCTACTTAAGATTCAGAGtcatcttcccttctctctctctctctctctctctctctctctctctctctctctctctctctctctctctctctctctatctctatctctatctctctctctctctctctctctctctctctctctctctctctctctctctctctctctctctctctctctctctctctctcattccttcacttcacttcacagctCTAAAATCCCACCCACATCTCATCCCTTGGTTTGACCCCGACTTTTTAGTCAGCGATATTTCTCCTGACAGCTCAAATTACTCGCCCAgcatgcatatacatgtacaaacacacacacacacacacacacacttcttctctcccgccttctctctctctcgctcacgctcacgcacacaaacacacacacacacacacacacacacacacacacacacacacacacacacacacacacacacacacacacacacacacacacacacacacacacacacacacacacacacacacacacacacacacacacagagagagccttAGCCTGGCATGCTCTGAAATAAAGATCCACCATCACAAATCCCAGTCAAGATGAATCACTTTGCCCATTTGCATTTTGGGTAAATGATGAATTTCTTATTCAGAGGATGGGACAGGCCCATGAAATCACAGTTGAACTAATCTGATCTCACTTGCTTACCGGTAGGCAGACCATCAATCTTGCCCTAACATCCCCTGGTCCAGCCCAAAAATAGTGGGTTGTTGTGAAATGGGTTTAGCAAAAGGACCTTTATTAATGTCAACAGTTATTGATAGCAGTAGTTACTATACTTGCACGTCACACTGTATATGCACtcctgcatgcacacgcgcgcgcgcgcgcgcgcgcacacacacacacacacacacacacacacacacacacacacacacacacacacacacacacacacacacacacggacacggacacacacacacacacacacacacacacacacacggacacggacacacagaacacacacacaccgcgcgcgcggacacacagAATACATATGCTGAAACAATGTCAATCTTTTCCTTGTCCAACGTTCTTTTCAATCTACCGTCACTGTTTACCTAtacatataataatataataatatatccTATATCTGTATTTAAGAAGGCGTGGGGGAAGGGAGAGAAACAGTGTAACCAGGTGTTTCTGCTCTTAAAGGAACAAAGCAGAGTTCCAGTTCGAAAAAAAACTGCCAAGGAGGCAGCAGGTGACAGTGAACTCAAAAACAACTGAAAAAAAGCCCAAGTGTTGTTTTGCTGAGAAAGCGACATATTCATCAAATCTGCTGTGCTTTCCTTTCCACTGCTCAGGTATTTTTCGAGGTTGTGAGGCTATTACAAACAGCAGGGTcggttctagtcaacttggtgccctaggcgagcatccCCATCACCTTtttgcatttagaaattgtcatctgtaaacatagcgccaTACATCTGATCCAACACTGCTAATCTGCATCATGTCCATGCATTATCATTATCAATGTGTTAAGTgtaaggagttttttttttcatcgacATTCCAACTCTGTGggacattttcacatttctggcgccccccaagacatttggcgccctaggcgaccgcctggtgtgcctatgcctagcgccggccctgacaAGCTGGCTTGTCGATGGAACATAGCTGATTTAAACCACTTGAGCACataatgtgtgcacatgcattgaCAATCTGATGTGTGTGACTGCTGATTCACCGTATGCCATGGCATGTGTGCAGGAAAGTCGACAGGGGGGGCACAAagagatcagttgtcccgggcccaggtagacagggggcccagaattgggttatcattacattgtatgcattgggtttggggccttttcaactgactttgtcctgggcccaaccaaagcttgCAGCGGCCTAGCATGTGTGACTACTATGGAGGTGAAAATGAATGAAAGCAATTTCATCCTGAGGCAAAGTAGGTGACCCGAGGCAGGAGCTCGCAATTGCCTTTAATGCTGAACGCTTCAGTTGGGCGCGTTTATTAATTTAATCACTCCGACGAGCCCTCAGAAGATTTGAGGCTTAGAGTGCATGCATGACTGGGTGTCGTTGTGAGTGtcggagtgtgtgtgcctgtgtctgttttaGTGAGGGCTTGTactgcatgtgtttgagtgttgtgtgtgtgtgagagagatgaatTGAAAGAATGTGAGGGATGTTTGCATTTTTATCTCGCCTCAAGAGTGAAAGAATctctgtacacgtgtgtgtgtgtgtgtgtgtgtgtgtgtgtgtgtgtgtgtgtgtgtgtgtgtgtgtgtgtgtgtgtgtgtgtgtgtgtgcgtgcgtgtgtgcgtgcgtgcgtgcgtgcgtgtgtgtgtgtgtgttatgtgaccAACCTTGCTTggtaatggtgaagaatctctcaacgtgtgtgtgtgtgtgtgtgtgtgtgtgtgtgtgtgtgtgtgtgtgtgtgtgtgtgtgtgtgtgtgtgtgtgtgtgtgtgtgtgtgtgtgtgtgtgtgtgtgtgtgtgtgtgtgtgatgtttgcatGTTTGTCTCACCTCCACGGCTGCCTTAGCTCGTACAAATTCCTCCTCTAGGGAAGCATTTCTGGCCAGAAGGGACCTGcccagcctctgcctctgctgtggctgcaccacacacacacacacacacacacacacacacacacacacacacacacacacagacacacacacacacacgcacacacacacacggacacacacgcacacacacacacacacacacacagacacacacacacacacacacacacacacacacgcacgcacgcacacacacacacacacacacacacacacacacacacacacacacacacacacacacacacacacacacactccacagacacacacacacacacacacacacacacacacacacacacacacacacatgtacacgcgtacacacacacacacacacacacacacactccacagacacacacacacacacatgtacacgcatacacgcgtacacacacacacacacacacacacacacacacacacacacacacacacacacacacacacacacacacacacacactccacagacacacacacacacacacacacacacacacacacacacacacacacgcacgcacacacacacacacacacacacacacacacacacacacacacacacacacacacacacacacatgtacacgcgtgcacacacacacacacacacacacacacacacacacacacacacacacacacacacacacacacacacacacacacacacacacacacacacacacagggagaggagaggagaggagaggagaggagaggagaggagaggagaggagaggagaggaggtaaacAAGGTCAGTCGGCTGCCCTGCGCTGTCATATCATTGCAGCTCTCCGCTCGGGCCCCCATGGGTTGGATGGATCACTGAGCAGCAGCATGCATTGCTTTTCTTGGGCCTTGGCCAAAAGATGTTCTCCAAATCACACCCGGTGCTGAAAACTAACATGAAAGACTTTCAAAATGCATCAGAGAAAAGATTTTTCATCCATTTCTATTTCTGGCCATTCATCCATCAAACCGTCATCCGTGGGTTGTCAAACAACTCGTGATGCAAATGCACTGAGGACTCACACTGCCTGAATGTGTCTGGCACAACAATCACATGCCTTTTATATTTTGCGCATCGCAGGATTTCAGATGGTAAATATTACACATTTTTACACCATAAATCTCACACTCTGCACACCAGAGGATAAGGTGGCAAGAACACTTTTTTTCTAGTTTACACCCTTTGCTGTTAAGTgtttacagaaaaaaatgtcttATCCAAGTCGTACATTGGCTTGGCTCCTCGCTGGACTGCACCAGCCAAGGCCAGGCCAGGCACCTACAAACATGTCACGCATAGCGCACCAGGCTATCAAAATTACTGGCTCACCTCAACCCTCCCTATCTGAGCTGTACAGtggtgcagtgatcaggaaagctgaccagatcatagaggacccctctcaccccctccatcactcttTCCAACTGCTGCCATCGGGTCGTCGGTTCAAGGTTCCACTGGCGCACAAAAACTGATACAAgtaatccttcatcccctcagctgtaacCCTTCTGAACAAGAGATGAACAACGACCAGCTATCCAGCCTCAGCAttcatgtattgtcttgtcttgttttgtcctgttttgtcaagtcttgtgtaatgtctgtgagaatcactgaagccatgccaaagacaattttctgtttcatgtgtaaaagacaaaaaagtttgATCTAATATTTTATCTAATGTACTGTCATCACATCTCTGCATTCCACATCCAATTCAAAGCTGCTGTGGAAACAAAGTCAGTGGCTTCATTTTGGGAACACAAGGGCATCTCTGTTGTATGCACCGAGCTGCTGTGAGAGTGATAGTATCGGCGGATGAAGCTCTGGTTTGTCATGTGGAACGAACGCTGTAAAAATATTTTccttgaatgtgagtgtgagtctggTGATGGCTCAGGGGCTGTGAAGGGCTTGCGTACCTGAGGGGAGGGCCCAGGGTCGGACTCTGTGCTCATGTTGAGATCCATGGGAAGTTTGGCATCCGTCTTGTACTCGGCCGAcctcgagagacagacagacacaattcTCAGGTGAGTGCTTCCCTCTCACACATGACAAATTAAAACTCAGCACATTTTAGTTGGTGCCAGACATCTCTAAAATAGAGGGTAAAAAATGGATATGGCATGTGcgcgcaggcccgccgacaggtggggtacaaaggggtatattgtcccgggtccaaggagatagggggcccagaattggctccccattacattgtatgtattggatagggggccctttcagatgactttgtcctgggcccagaaaacgctgtcagcggccctgcgtgcataCGGCGTGCCCCAGAGAAGCCCACCTACCAGAGGAGCTCGCTGGAGGAGTGGTGAGACGTGCACCTCTTCCTCTCGTACCTCCACTTCCTGGCCCCGTTAAAGGCACTGTCAGGGTGCAGGCTCACCTCCTCCCACTTGGGAGACGACATGCTGACTGTTAgcgatgggggagaggagaggggagaaaagggggTTAGCCTCAGGGCCATCCATCCACGGGATAAGCAGATAACAATGGCATGGCCGGGTGATAGGCCTCCTCATGCAGGAATAACAATGAAGCTGCTGGCTTCTTAAGGCAGTCCAGAGGCTAAAGATACCAACGCTGTATAGCTGCTGAGACGTTTGAGGGGAATGAGATGCAGAGTTGCCCAACAATGGGGCTGTTATCTCGCCCCCCCATCATCACCTGGGTATTGTCACGGCAGATAAAGGAAAGAGTGGGATGGGCCCGTGCCGCAGATAAAGGTCAAAATGTGCCGGGTAAAATCTTTTGCTTTTTTCCTTAATGAAGAGATGAGATAAATTGTAGCTGCCACAGAGGTGACGGCAACTGCACAGATCTCTAGGCGTCTCACTACTACCTCGTGCTCATTCTTCAGCGACCGACTGACTCTCGGTGGCCTTCAAATTTGTAATGAAATCTACCATGCCTTCCAATATGAAATGATGCAAGTCAGAGCTCACCTGCATCTAGGCTAAACTAAATTGATTTTATTTTACAGCCCATTTCCTCCTTCGGTTTCAGGCAGTCAGTGACACATAAAAAACGTGTttaggggagggggaaaaaacaattaCAGTGAGAGCTTGGATTAAAATCAGCCGTTCCCAGCGCTCTATAGTTTGTTTTTGTTAAAAATCATTTGGACAAAGGAGGTGACTGCACAGCAAAAAAAGAGTCACCACAGTAGTTGTGTGGCTTAAAGATTTTAACATAATTACCAGATGCATCCATTCATAATCATTACACTGAGATCAAAGACTGATCCCCAGACTCTCTGCTGTTGTAGGGATTTGTGTTCCGTTGCAAGGATGCGGGGGGAACTTAAGAGCATTAATTCAATGAAAGCTAAGCTATCAACTGTGAGTATTTCATCTCTATCCccaaaacacagaaaaaaacagaaggccactatttggatgacaacacaaatATCTTACATTTTCTTGCTCTATTCATTACCTAAGTAACGCAAAACAAAATTGCTCTCGATGAATGGTGAGCATTGAAATTACTCTCTTTATTGTAACAGCAGTGCACAGACAGCAAACAGGCTGCAAAACGGTGTGATATAATCCATTTCTCAACCCACTGGCTGCACCTGAGTCCAGGGACATCCGTTCAGGGTTGAGGGGTCCAGGACCCGGGGAGAGCTGCTCCGTCTCCACCTGGATCAGCTCTGTCTCGTCGGGCTCGGGCTTCTTCCTGCGGGGGCTGCCCCTGCGGCTGCGGCCCTCTTTCCTGGAGCCCCGCGGGCTCCTCCTGTCCCAGCTCCACCTCCGCTCCGTGGTCTCGCTCAGGTCCACCAGGTCCAGGGCTGTGGACAGAACTGCGGACAGCACAGCAGCAAACAAACGCCAGACTCAGGCTACACTcactacagtgttgccagatgtgcgataatgttccatctggcaacactgactcacTATGCCACGGTTCATCAGCTTGTCACAACGAACAGCACAACATTCGCCAGAGGCTATGAGagctactctgccctacaaaggcaaagtgcagtaactaagtGTGGCAACATTTAAGCTACGAccaatgccttcaaagcctttgcATTAGGGTGGATATTGTAGTTAATGCAACTTTGAATCAGTAGCATTTCTAAAAATGGAcagatttggaccataaggctttgtcacaagataaaggaggtgtagggaagaccattttcagtcaaaactcttctttttttttttttaacaaacgtgTAGTTACTGCTTTTCGTTTTTTGTCAGAAGGCTCCACACACAGAAACCAATCATGCAATGGCCATTAACAAATGCTAATACTAACTAGCTCAAAATAGACACAACGCCACTGCCTCTTATAGCTGATAGACACAACGCCACTGCCTCTTATAGCTGATGCACTATTTTGGTGCAGCATTTTCTCCTCTAACAGGCCCATGAATACGCCTTACATATTTATTGGCTCATATCCATATCAAAACACATTTAAATGCATTGGATAGCCAAACAAACATgctctcccttcttctttctttctctttctccccctcgccTTGCCAACtggcctacataatattcatgTGCAGCTGCAGTCAGACGGCCAGAGCTGAAGAAGCTGGCATATGCTGccaggaaggaaaggaaaggggagggagggagggaggggggggggagaggagcagaggggtgaAGAGCAAAGTGgatggagaggtgaagagaggagaggtgagaaaagGAGTGCAGAGGGGAGTGAGTgaagacaagaaaagagaggATATGGGAGGAGGAAAGATGAGAGTGGGAGCAATTGAGAGGAGGTAATGAGTGGGGCGGAAggaaagggagggagtgagaagaggagcagaggtgaagagaggagaggtgagaaaaagagagagtgaggagtggagaggagagcgagtgaagacaagaaaagagaggaaatgggaggaggagagatgagagggggagcaGCTGAGAGAGGAGTAATGAGCGGGGCGGGAGGTG
This genomic interval from Engraulis encrasicolus isolate BLACKSEA-1 chromosome 16, IST_EnEncr_1.0, whole genome shotgun sequence contains the following:
- the pex5lb gene encoding PEX5-related protein translates to MVLKELPSKASSEANALLTVTTKLASEQQESRPLLSPSIDDFQTETKSDGACRPVTSNTAVLSTALDLVDLSETTERRWSWDRRSPRGSRKEGRSRRGSPRRKKPEPDETELIQVETEQLSPGPGPLNPERMSLDSVSMSSPKWEEVSLHPDSAFNGARKWRYERKRCTSHHSSSELLWSAEYKTDAKLPMDLNMSTESDPGPSPQRQRLGRSLLARNASLEEEFVRAKAAVESDTQFWDKMQAEWEELARRNWLDDPDNEGRIPLNVSTNESGYYFHSNNPYKECPNAFEEALQKRREGDLNTAVLLLEAAILQDPQDSEAWQVLGTTQAENENEQAAIVCLQRCLELHPHNLTALMALAVSLTNAGLQQDACEALHRWIRHNPKYRHLLQNRSPLDGSPLPQRRSSPISPLVCSQLVEVKELYQEAVVQNIEEVDPDLQTGLGVLFNLSSEFDKAVEAFNSALSVRPEDYLLWNRLGATLANGDRSEEAVEAYTRALELQPGFIRSRYNLGISCINLGAHREAVSNFLTALHQQRKNKSHQVMSGNIWAALRIALSLMDLPELFHAASVGDLDLLMRAFNVEM